In Anaerolineales bacterium, a single window of DNA contains:
- a CDS encoding winged helix DNA-binding domain-containing protein, translating to MKTTPTLQSVNNFLLEKQHLIPQPGVESIARIVQDVVGLHATVATTPYLSLFARRANFEKEQLDEALYDRSTLAKLRCVRTTIYVHTRTNLPTVYAATAALIRDASRKYMHRRGIDEKVFEELSHAVLELLVDEDRSAAEIRRALDSGIDTSALLYHMCDLGLLLRRRPLRSWRDRSFHYGRFDQHYPDVDLHSLAEEVALVELVRQYLAGFGPALEEDVYWWFGLPKAKVRRALYALEGETEEVEIDGLEGAHIILSDQREPLERYEKDRREVVNFLPMLDSYLMGYQVRRRCLDPRHTEHVFDRSGNATSTIMLDGKIIGVWDFEHRNPPCMKLYFFEKMPSGLRDMVGAHAARMGAFIAGDDADIRFCASMVPLPQRTAGGFMRPLKDS from the coding sequence ATGAAAACGACTCCGACGCTGCAAAGCGTGAACAACTTCCTTCTCGAAAAACAGCACCTTATCCCGCAGCCCGGCGTAGAATCCATCGCGCGAATCGTGCAGGACGTCGTCGGTTTGCACGCCACGGTTGCAACCACGCCCTATCTCTCGCTTTTCGCCCGCCGGGCAAATTTCGAGAAGGAGCAACTGGACGAGGCGCTGTACGACCGGTCGACGCTGGCCAAACTGCGCTGCGTGCGCACCACGATCTACGTGCATACACGCACGAACCTGCCCACGGTGTACGCCGCCACGGCCGCCCTGATCCGGGACGCCTCCCGCAAGTACATGCATCGCCGCGGCATCGACGAAAAAGTTTTCGAAGAACTGTCGCACGCCGTCCTCGAACTGCTGGTTGATGAAGACCGCTCCGCCGCCGAGATACGCCGGGCTTTGGACAGCGGCATCGACACCTCGGCGCTGCTCTACCACATGTGCGACCTGGGTCTGCTGCTGCGCCGCAGACCCCTGCGCAGTTGGCGCGACCGCAGCTTTCACTACGGACGTTTCGACCAGCACTACCCGGACGTCGATTTGCATTCGTTGGCAGAAGAAGTGGCACTGGTCGAACTCGTCCGGCAGTACCTGGCCGGTTTCGGTCCCGCCCTGGAAGAAGACGTCTATTGGTGGTTCGGGCTTCCCAAGGCCAAAGTTCGGCGCGCCCTCTACGCCCTTGAAGGGGAGACGGAAGAAGTCGAGATCGATGGGTTGGAAGGCGCTCACATCATTCTCAGCGATCAGCGTGAACCACTCGAACGATATGAAAAGGACCGCAGGGAAGTCGTCAATTTCCTACCCATGCTGGATTCGTATCTGATGGGATATCAAGTGCGCCGGCGCTGCCTCGATCCACGCCACACGGAACACGTCTTCGATCGGTCGGGCAACGCCACATCTACGATTATGCTCGATGGGAAAATCATCGGAGTGTGGGATTTCGAGCACCGCAATCCACCCTGCATGAAGCTGTACTTTTTCGAGAAGATGCCTTCCGGCTTGCGCGACATGGTCGGCGCCCATGCAGCTCGCATGGGCGCCTTCATCGCTGGAGACGATGCTGATATTCGATTTTGCGCCTCGATGGTCCCACTTCCACAGCGAACCGCCGGGGGGTTCATGAGACCGCTTAAAGACAGTTAA
- a CDS encoding exonuclease SbcCD subunit D, with the protein MQATFMHLADVHLGYKQYGSEARFNDFARAFDAAVDVALERQVDFVVLSGDLFHKSAIDPPTLLQAVNRLDKLGRAEIPIVAVTGNHDRARYRDPFHRSWLDYLSERGHLILLRPSFEAEIIQFPRWDGEQGGCIEIKGVRLVGLPYLGSAIDAVLGEVPAALEALGPAEYTLLMGHFGLEGEVPGVAGGVSHNAIAPLHEYVDYLALGHLHKPFEREDWVYNPGSLETCGMDERNWQGGVYIVRVDTQLTLKHRVEHVVIPRRPFYRWTFAVDAYTTPEALHSALEGFLKEQKKLHPGNERRPVVELDLQGVLGFDRTALDLGQLQTLLKDVVDPLLPRLRNNTRATEFEVGLEDGRSRRQLERQVILDLVRRDGRYRERAEFWTDLIQEIKRLTLANRPPDEIVEALRRRTADEG; encoded by the coding sequence GTGCAAGCCACATTCATGCACCTCGCCGACGTGCATCTCGGCTACAAACAATACGGCAGCGAAGCACGCTTCAACGACTTCGCCCGCGCCTTCGACGCAGCCGTCGACGTCGCCCTCGAGCGGCAGGTGGATTTCGTCGTGCTCAGCGGCGACCTGTTCCACAAATCGGCCATCGACCCGCCGACCCTGCTGCAGGCGGTCAACCGCCTGGACAAACTCGGCCGGGCCGAAATCCCCATCGTGGCCGTCACCGGCAATCACGACCGCGCCCGCTACCGTGATCCCTTCCACCGCTCATGGCTCGATTACCTTTCCGAGCGCGGCCACCTGATCCTGCTGCGGCCGTCGTTCGAAGCCGAAATCATCCAATTCCCGCGCTGGGACGGAGAGCAGGGCGGCTGCATCGAAATCAAGGGCGTGCGTCTGGTCGGTCTGCCCTACCTGGGCTCGGCCATCGACGCCGTCCTGGGAGAAGTCCCCGCCGCGCTCGAAGCGCTGGGCCCGGCCGAGTACACCCTGCTCATGGGCCACTTCGGTCTGGAAGGCGAGGTGCCGGGGGTGGCCGGCGGGGTCTCCCATAATGCCATCGCACCGCTGCACGAGTACGTCGATTACCTGGCCCTCGGCCACCTGCACAAACCCTTCGAGCGCGAGGATTGGGTCTACAACCCCGGCTCGCTCGAGACCTGCGGCATGGATGAACGCAACTGGCAAGGCGGAGTCTACATCGTCCGCGTCGACACCCAGCTTACTCTCAAACACCGGGTCGAACACGTAGTCATCCCCCGCCGGCCGTTCTACCGCTGGACCTTCGCGGTCGACGCCTACACCACGCCCGAGGCGCTGCATTCGGCATTGGAAGGCTTCCTAAAGGAGCAGAAAAAGTTACATCCCGGCAACGAACGCCGGCCGGTGGTCGAGCTCGACTTGCAAGGCGTGCTGGGTTTCGACCGCACGGCGTTGGACCTCGGACAATTGCAAACGCTGCTGAAGGACGTCGTCGATCCGCTGCTGCCGCGCCTGCGCAACAACACGCGCGCCACCGAATTCGAGGTCGGCCTCGAAGACGGTCGTTCGCGCCGGCAGCTCGAGCGCCAGGTGATCCTCGACCTGGTCCGGCGCGACGGCCGCTACCGCGAGCGCGCCGAGTTCTGGACCGATTTGATCCAGGAGATCAAGCGGCTGACACTGGCGAACCGCCCGCCGGACGAGATCGTCGAGGCATTGCGCCGGCGCACGGCGGACGAGGGCTGA
- a CDS encoding DNA double-strand break repair nuclease NurA: protein MLVPERIYAALQAKAAQFSSSERTLKKDLAALGKVLETFEALSLEECRERLGKLPRPGARPTGEKTGHSIVVPFGQSWPNHQAARAWAMEVLQDAPTFAVDGSQITPSGDFSIPAAVVQVGWFENPHRAETDYVKDVTVEVLTADELGDEDESGGFPGWSVNYRRFHLEVEAIVEYMRRKAGEEPAPLCFFDGSLIVSFAGLMQPERQQAYVEAVEALLDASQETEIPLVGYVDNSSARDLVDMLGHLGGLTPAGRLSDAALLREDMAWGDRSQVFVCARNDNLEGNAYYEKVCFAYLKTTGDGPPARLEFPRWIFEAGLHERLFDLVRGECVVGTGYPYALETADVLAVLGAQDRQRFYRLFQDFSRRQDLPLRYARKARSKRGRR from the coding sequence ATGCTCGTGCCAGAGCGAATCTACGCCGCGCTGCAGGCCAAGGCCGCCCAGTTCTCCTCTTCCGAACGAACCCTGAAGAAAGACCTGGCTGCGTTGGGCAAAGTGCTGGAGACATTCGAAGCTTTGAGCCTGGAAGAATGCCGGGAACGGCTGGGCAAATTGCCGCGCCCCGGGGCGCGTCCCACCGGCGAGAAAACCGGACATTCGATCGTGGTGCCCTTCGGCCAAAGCTGGCCGAATCACCAGGCGGCGCGCGCATGGGCCATGGAAGTCCTGCAGGACGCACCGACCTTCGCCGTCGACGGATCGCAGATCACCCCTTCCGGCGACTTCTCCATTCCCGCCGCCGTGGTCCAGGTGGGCTGGTTCGAGAACCCGCACCGGGCCGAAACCGACTACGTAAAGGACGTGACCGTGGAGGTGCTGACCGCCGACGAACTGGGCGACGAGGACGAATCCGGCGGCTTCCCGGGCTGGAGCGTCAACTACCGCCGCTTTCACCTGGAAGTCGAGGCCATCGTCGAGTACATGCGCCGCAAGGCCGGCGAGGAGCCGGCGCCGCTGTGCTTCTTCGACGGTTCGCTGATCGTCTCATTCGCCGGGTTGATGCAGCCCGAACGCCAGCAGGCCTACGTCGAGGCGGTGGAAGCCCTGCTCGACGCCTCGCAGGAGACGGAGATTCCGCTCGTCGGTTACGTGGACAACTCCTCCGCGCGCGATCTGGTCGACATGCTCGGTCATCTGGGCGGCCTTACGCCCGCCGGTCGCCTGAGCGACGCCGCGCTGCTGCGCGAGGACATGGCCTGGGGCGACCGCAGCCAGGTCTTCGTCTGCGCCCGGAACGATAATCTGGAAGGCAACGCGTACTACGAAAAAGTATGTTTCGCTTATTTGAAGACCACCGGCGACGGCCCGCCGGCGCGGCTCGAATTCCCGCGCTGGATCTTCGAAGCCGGTTTGCACGAGCGCCTCTTCGATCTGGTGCGCGGCGAGTGCGTGGTGGGCACCGGCTACCCCTACGCGCTGGAAACCGCCGACGTGCTGGCCGTGCTCGGCGCGCAGGACCGCCAGCGTTTCTACCGATTGTTTCAGGATTTCAGCCGCCGCCAGGATTTACCCCTGCGCTACGCCCGCAAGGCGCGCAGCAAGCGCGGCCGGCGCTGA
- a CDS encoding AAA family ATPase yields the protein MQLIRLELRNVKSYADAVTIEFARGVNAISGPNGAGKSTLLEAIGFALFDSLPYKQDDFLRLGEKRGEVKLHFVDALDEREYLLTRPLGGGTLSITDPETGRKLVEGKQDVFDWLKKHMGVEPNADLTALFEDAIGVPQGLLTATFLESVRDRKRKFDPLLQVDDYEAVWHKLLESQRYLRDERQVQEQRIAGLQGELKRLPDIQQELQQLEGETGNIEKDLKAAAKRLGDAAVKLAALDADRKAIDDAAGALRTLEARLEALAKQRADAAEAVQEADNARKVQQETRPAFEAYETAQQDLKTLEKQRKERDDLRQSLAELEKELTRLQAEVENLQSSLDDAEAAETDLARIKPAAERQTQLEAELLQVRDAATRLKLVSEQLAKERKSLETLETRRGEIESGVQRREEAEKESLGIEESIRNLEVERATLESDSANVERQREQIADRLGLLESTEEAICPVCRQTLDAAHRQDLEQHYADERAALDQTQTQSGKRMNEIEQEIGALKKTDQKLKHELTRLPLPKQEDEIKVEIERAQTQLEKLESQADDLQHAPERLTAIEAELDELGDPRSQMKALQTRLAARAGIESGLKQTTKEFDKAEKQAGQVQARLAKFADLDRLLSAAAAQRDENAAGHRRYLENAAAAESYAARAAKLKTLDGELEEAETEKKRLTSEFHKLESGYDRAGHDQLEKEHESLARKHASLETRLSLSQERLAALQAEISTLQAKESELQSAAGERQRLQDLGEILDFVRKTVREAGPYVTRALVQVISLEAGRIYADIMGDHTQRLHWNEDYSISIEQDGRERSFGQLSGGEKMAAALAVRLALLQEMSQIRLAFFDEPTANLDDERRDNLAGQITQITGFDQLFVISHDDTFERETHHVIRISKDGGVSKVEVG from the coding sequence ATGCAGCTCATCCGGCTGGAACTGCGCAACGTCAAGAGCTACGCCGACGCGGTGACCATCGAATTCGCCCGCGGGGTGAACGCCATCTCCGGCCCCAACGGCGCCGGCAAGTCGACTCTGCTGGAAGCCATCGGCTTCGCTCTCTTCGACTCGCTGCCTTACAAACAGGACGATTTCCTTCGCCTGGGTGAGAAGCGCGGCGAAGTGAAACTGCATTTCGTCGACGCCCTCGACGAGCGCGAGTACTTACTCACACGCCCGCTGGGCGGCGGCACGCTCTCGATCACCGATCCGGAGACCGGCCGCAAACTGGTCGAAGGCAAGCAGGACGTGTTCGATTGGTTGAAAAAGCACATGGGCGTGGAACCCAACGCCGACCTGACCGCCCTCTTCGAGGACGCCATCGGCGTACCTCAGGGGCTGCTTACGGCCACGTTTTTAGAGAGCGTGCGCGACCGCAAGCGGAAATTCGACCCGCTACTGCAGGTTGATGATTACGAAGCCGTCTGGCACAAGCTGCTCGAGTCACAACGCTACCTGCGCGACGAACGGCAGGTGCAGGAACAGCGCATCGCCGGGCTGCAGGGCGAATTGAAGCGCCTGCCGGATATACAGCAGGAGCTCCAGCAGTTGGAGGGCGAAACCGGGAATATCGAAAAAGACTTGAAAGCAGCCGCCAAGCGTTTGGGTGATGCAGCCGTAAAGCTGGCCGCCCTGGATGCGGATCGCAAGGCCATCGATGACGCAGCCGGCGCCTTGCGCACGCTCGAAGCCCGCCTGGAGGCGCTGGCCAAGCAGCGCGCGGACGCCGCAGAAGCCGTGCAAGAAGCCGACAACGCCCGAAAAGTCCAGCAGGAGACCAGACCGGCGTTCGAAGCGTATGAAACCGCCCAACAGGACTTAAAAACCCTCGAAAAGCAACGTAAGGAACGCGACGACCTGCGCCAGTCGCTGGCCGAGTTGGAGAAAGAACTCACCCGTTTGCAGGCCGAGGTAGAGAACCTGCAGAGCAGCCTGGATGACGCCGAAGCCGCCGAGACCGATCTGGCCCGCATCAAGCCCGCCGCCGAGCGCCAGACGCAGCTCGAGGCTGAATTGCTTCAAGTACGTGATGCTGCCACGCGCCTGAAGCTGGTCAGCGAGCAGTTGGCGAAGGAACGCAAGTCTCTTGAAACCCTGGAAACGCGCCGGGGTGAGATCGAATCCGGCGTCCAACGCCGGGAAGAAGCGGAAAAGGAATCACTGGGAATCGAAGAGTCGATCCGCAACCTCGAAGTCGAGCGTGCCACCTTGGAATCGGATTCCGCCAACGTCGAGCGTCAGCGGGAGCAGATCGCCGATCGCCTCGGCTTGCTGGAAAGCACCGAAGAGGCAATCTGCCCGGTCTGCCGCCAGACGCTGGACGCCGCCCACCGCCAGGATCTGGAACAGCATTACGCGGATGAGCGCGCCGCGCTCGATCAGACGCAAACCCAATCAGGTAAACGGATGAACGAGATCGAGCAGGAGATCGGCGCATTGAAGAAAACGGATCAAAAATTGAAGCACGAACTGACACGCCTCCCGCTGCCCAAACAGGAAGATGAAATTAAGGTCGAGATCGAACGAGCGCAGACGCAGCTCGAAAAACTGGAAAGCCAGGCTGACGATTTGCAGCATGCGCCCGAACGTCTGACGGCCATCGAAGCCGAGCTTGATGAGTTGGGCGATCCACGTTCCCAGATGAAAGCGCTGCAGACCAGGCTCGCCGCCCGCGCCGGGATTGAAAGCGGTTTGAAGCAAACGACGAAAGAGTTCGATAAGGCCGAAAAACAGGCCGGTCAGGTCCAGGCACGATTGGCGAAATTCGCCGATCTCGACCGGCTCCTGTCCGCTGCCGCGGCACAGCGCGATGAAAACGCGGCCGGCCACCGGCGTTATCTGGAAAACGCCGCGGCAGCCGAAAGTTATGCTGCGCGCGCGGCGAAATTGAAGACCCTGGACGGAGAACTCGAGGAAGCCGAAACGGAGAAAAAGCGTCTCACGTCCGAATTCCACAAGCTCGAATCGGGCTACGACCGAGCCGGACACGACCAACTCGAGAAAGAACACGAATCGCTCGCCAGGAAGCATGCCTCCCTGGAAACGCGCCTGTCGCTAAGCCAGGAACGCCTTGCCGCGCTGCAGGCCGAAATTTCAACGCTGCAGGCCAAAGAGTCCGAACTGCAATCCGCTGCAGGGGAACGCCAGCGCCTGCAAGACCTGGGCGAAATACTGGACTTCGTGCGCAAGACGGTACGCGAGGCCGGGCCCTACGTCACGCGCGCATTGGTCCAGGTGATCTCCCTCGAAGCGGGGCGCATCTACGCCGATATCATGGGCGACCACACCCAGCGTTTGCACTGGAACGAGGATTACAGCATCAGCATCGAGCAGGACGGCCGGGAACGCAGCTTCGGCCAGCTTTCCGGCGGCGAGAAGATGGCCGCCGCACTGGCCGTGCGCCTGGCGCTGCTGCAGGAAATGTCCCAGATCCGCCTGGCCTTCTTCGATGAGCCCACCGCCAATCTGGACGACGAACGCCGGGACAATCTGGCCGGGCAGATCACCCAGATCACCGGTTTCGACCAACTCTTCGTCATCAGTCACGACGACACCTTCGAGCGCGAGACTCATCACGTGATCCGCATCAGCAAAGACGGCGGGGTCAGCAAGGTAGAGGTGGGCTGA
- a CDS encoding ABC transporter permease, protein MHTKTNSWREWARIVLAVASKDVTDAIKNRLTISIILGVGMIVLSGQLLPLIVSLRPERLAYVVDLSQSTFVQEHRHGEGYQLITMPSVEAMQEQVAAATGDSIGLVLPQDFPEKMEEGTPLELQAYYTYAARGAPVEETAAFFEKRFSEILDRQVHLSWEGNVVYPTLKSGGHPFMVSISLVVAVLTIGMALVPLLMIEEKEHHTMEALLVSPASYGQIVAGKAVSGLFYCFVAVAVVYTLNARMLASLWLALLAMLASALFTVSLGLLFGVLFEQQASMNMVMGLTLMLLMVPVILAATSSVNYPPMLQTVLPWLPSVAMAKVFSASFSNTAEIGALAFNFGILFGLALLLLLLVTTRVRRMDR, encoded by the coding sequence ATGCACACTAAAACCAATTCGTGGAGAGAATGGGCACGCATCGTGCTGGCCGTGGCGAGCAAGGACGTCACCGACGCCATAAAAAATCGCCTGACCATATCGATCATTCTGGGCGTTGGCATGATCGTTCTTTCCGGGCAGCTGCTGCCGCTGATCGTGAGCCTGCGTCCCGAGCGGTTGGCGTACGTGGTCGACTTGTCGCAATCGACGTTCGTGCAAGAACACCGCCACGGGGAGGGATATCAACTGATCACGATGCCCTCCGTGGAAGCCATGCAAGAACAGGTCGCCGCGGCCACAGGCGACTCGATCGGCCTGGTCCTGCCGCAGGATTTCCCGGAGAAGATGGAAGAGGGAACTCCGCTTGAACTGCAGGCGTATTACACGTACGCCGCACGCGGCGCCCCGGTTGAAGAAACAGCCGCTTTTTTCGAGAAGCGATTCAGCGAAATCCTCGATCGGCAGGTTCACCTGTCCTGGGAAGGCAACGTGGTCTACCCCACTTTGAAGTCGGGAGGGCACCCGTTCATGGTCAGCATATCGCTGGTCGTGGCGGTCCTGACCATCGGCATGGCGCTCGTTCCGCTGTTGATGATCGAGGAAAAAGAACATCATACGATGGAAGCGCTGCTGGTCTCGCCTGCGAGCTACGGCCAAATCGTCGCCGGGAAAGCAGTGTCCGGCCTGTTCTACTGTTTCGTCGCCGTAGCGGTGGTGTACACGCTGAACGCCCGCATGCTTGCCAGCCTTTGGCTTGCGCTGCTGGCCATGCTGGCGTCCGCCCTGTTCACCGTTTCGTTGGGACTGCTTTTCGGTGTGCTCTTCGAGCAGCAGGCGAGCATGAACATGGTCATGGGTCTGACCTTGATGCTGCTAATGGTGCCCGTGATCTTGGCCGCAACCTCGAGCGTCAACTATCCGCCCATGCTGCAAACCGTTCTACCCTGGCTGCCCTCGGTTGCCATGGCCAAGGTCTTCAGCGCTTCATTTTCGAATACGGCAGAGATCGGAGCGCTCGCCTTCAATTTCGGCATCCTCTTCGGCCTGGCGCTGCTGCTCTTGCTGCTGGTTACCACACGCGTGCGCAGGATGGACCGTTGA
- a CDS encoding ABC transporter permease translates to MTNSQNRQNLQTIAVIASKDIADGLKSKVILVNLGVLVVLLLLIKFAPRLWKPNRLDLAYYDAGNSSLIAALYDQQDVRLFKAESQSALIDLLNDGDQGPLGVVIPADYDQTLSNGNVPVLGGFLLWNRRNAEEELESRIENRLESISGNPLRIEIEKIVYLEPEAMGESRTTALIVVYAIFYIGLFTTPYLMMEEKQTRTIDSLLVSPASVPQVVAGKALAGLAFVLVTASAALVFNWNFVVHWNLAILGLLGGALLGVSLGLLLGVFFENKQQLNTWMMILAQPLLISLFLSVIDPIFPQFVRDLLGWFPPVALSLIFRYSFSNGAALSQIAVSLGIVLGSTALLLALVAWKVARMDR, encoded by the coding sequence ATGACGAACTCACAAAACAGACAAAACCTGCAAACGATCGCGGTCATCGCCTCTAAAGACATCGCGGACGGACTCAAGAGTAAAGTGATCCTGGTCAATCTGGGCGTGCTGGTCGTGCTGCTGCTGTTGATCAAATTCGCGCCCCGGTTGTGGAAACCCAACCGGCTTGATCTGGCTTATTACGATGCCGGAAATTCGAGTCTGATCGCTGCGTTATACGATCAGCAAGACGTTCGCCTCTTCAAAGCCGAATCCCAGAGCGCATTGATCGACCTGCTGAACGATGGGGACCAAGGACCGCTGGGCGTGGTCATCCCCGCAGATTACGATCAAACCCTGTCGAACGGGAACGTCCCCGTGCTGGGCGGGTTCCTGCTGTGGAATCGACGCAATGCGGAGGAGGAGTTGGAATCCAGGATCGAAAACCGGCTGGAGAGCATCAGCGGAAATCCCCTGCGCATCGAAATCGAAAAAATCGTCTACCTCGAGCCGGAAGCCATGGGGGAGTCACGCACCACCGCATTGATCGTGGTCTATGCCATTTTCTACATCGGGCTGTTCACCACGCCGTACCTGATGATGGAAGAGAAGCAGACCCGAACGATCGACTCGCTGCTCGTTTCGCCCGCCAGCGTGCCCCAGGTCGTCGCCGGCAAGGCGTTGGCCGGGCTGGCATTCGTGCTGGTTACGGCCTCTGCAGCACTGGTTTTCAATTGGAATTTCGTCGTGCATTGGAACCTCGCCATACTCGGCTTACTCGGCGGCGCGCTGCTGGGCGTGTCGCTCGGGCTGCTGCTCGGCGTGTTCTTCGAGAACAAACAGCAGTTGAACACCTGGATGATGATCCTGGCCCAGCCCCTGCTGATCTCCCTCTTTCTCTCCGTCATCGATCCCATCTTCCCCCAATTCGTGCGTGACCTGCTCGGTTGGTTTCCACCGGTAGCGCTGTCGCTCATCTTCCGATATTCTTTTTCGAACGGCGCCGCTCTCTCCCAGATCGCAGTGTCTTTGGGAATCGTACTGGGAAGCACCGCACTGCTGCTCGCGCTGGTCGCCTGGAAAGTTGCCCGGATGGACCGATGA
- a CDS encoding cysteine desulfurase family protein: MESDTMDVETGAQEIFMPEMPIYLDYNATTPIDPRVARAMEPYLHGHFGNPSSAHPYGIEARRAVEKARRQVAGLLGCQPAEIVFTSGGTESNNTAIRGAAGALKGHGNHIITSAVEHPAVLEPCHYLERQGFRLTVLPVDECGRVDPAEVAAAITDETILVSIMHANNEVGTIQPIEEIAALAHERGVLVHSDAAQSVGKIHVRVDGLGVDLLSLAGHKFYAPKGVGALYIRSGVALERLLYGAGHEAGRRPGTENVLEIVGLGQAAEIAAADLDRNTAHMRDLRERLWRGLQEGLADPEGLRLNGHPEQRLPNTLSVGFRGVQANTLLAKIADRVAASAGAACHAAGVDVSSVLQAMGVPLGYAMGTVRFSVGKMSTAAEIDRAVQVVVETLRTSGE, translated from the coding sequence GTGGAATCTGATACGATGGATGTAGAAACCGGTGCGCAGGAGATTTTTATGCCCGAGATGCCGATTTACCTGGACTACAACGCCACTACACCGATCGACCCACGCGTGGCGCGAGCGATGGAACCGTATCTCCATGGGCACTTCGGCAATCCGTCGAGCGCACACCCGTACGGAATCGAAGCGCGCCGGGCGGTCGAGAAGGCGCGCCGCCAGGTTGCCGGTCTGCTCGGCTGTCAGCCCGCCGAGATCGTCTTCACCAGCGGCGGCACGGAGTCCAACAACACGGCCATCCGCGGCGCGGCCGGCGCATTGAAAGGGCACGGCAACCACATCATCACCTCGGCCGTGGAGCATCCTGCGGTGTTGGAACCGTGCCATTATCTGGAACGCCAGGGATTCCGGCTTACGGTGCTCCCAGTGGATGAATGCGGCCGGGTCGATCCCGCCGAGGTCGCTGCGGCGATCACGGATGAGACGATCCTGGTCTCGATCATGCACGCCAACAACGAGGTGGGCACGATCCAACCCATCGAGGAAATCGCCGCGTTGGCCCACGAGCGCGGAGTGCTTGTACACAGCGACGCGGCGCAGTCCGTGGGCAAAATCCACGTGCGCGTCGACGGGCTGGGCGTCGATCTACTCAGCCTGGCCGGCCACAAATTCTACGCGCCGAAGGGCGTCGGCGCCTTATACATCCGTTCCGGCGTGGCACTGGAGCGGCTGCTGTACGGCGCCGGCCACGAGGCAGGACGCCGCCCCGGTACCGAAAACGTGCTCGAGATCGTCGGGCTGGGACAGGCAGCAGAGATCGCTGCAGCCGATCTGGATAGAAACACGGCACACATGCGCGACCTGCGCGAAAGGCTGTGGCGTGGTTTGCAGGAGGGGTTGGCCGATCCCGAAGGGCTGCGTCTAAACGGGCATCCCGAGCAGCGTTTGCCGAACACCTTGAGCGTGGGCTTCCGCGGCGTGCAGGCCAACACCCTGCTGGCGAAGATCGCCGATCGGGTGGCGGCTTCTGCGGGGGCGGCTTGCCACGCTGCGGGCGTAGACGTCTCCAGCGTGCTGCAAGCGATGGGCGTTCCCTTGGGCTACGCCATGGGAACGGTGCGATTTTCGGTGGGAAAGATGAGCACCGCCGCGGAGATCGACCGGGCGGTGCAGGTCGTAGTGGAGACGCTGCGGACGTCAGGGGAATAG
- a CDS encoding ABC transporter permease has protein sequence MTDQNDVGGRAARWRLIWTVAGKDLIDGLKHRQTLNHLLTIVALVALYRFLPDNGSVLYIALGFLIVMGLMGMIVTPQLIVEEKTNRTIDALRISPITEAELLTAKVIVGVVYCILTSSVVFAAYGNLVLHWWAMSGAILCGAFFIVSIGLLMGIRLNDVRQINLWAFIIFQPLIVSMILGIFEPVSAGLRSAMHWFSTVAMGKAAAQSIAANLDLAFYFQSVLIMLVWGLAFFLVDAWLLRRMQQ, from the coding sequence ATGACTGACCAAAACGACGTGGGCGGGCGCGCCGCGAGGTGGCGCTTGATCTGGACCGTCGCCGGCAAGGATCTCATCGACGGGTTGAAACACCGCCAGACGTTGAATCACTTACTCACGATCGTCGCCCTGGTCGCGCTGTACCGCTTCTTGCCCGACAACGGCTCCGTCCTCTACATCGCCTTGGGATTTCTGATCGTGATGGGTTTGATGGGCATGATCGTCACCCCGCAGCTCATCGTCGAGGAAAAAACCAACCGCACCATCGACGCCCTGCGGATCTCCCCGATCACGGAGGCGGAACTACTCACCGCAAAAGTCATCGTCGGGGTGGTGTACTGCATTCTGACGAGCAGCGTGGTCTTTGCCGCATACGGGAATCTCGTGCTGCATTGGTGGGCCATGAGCGGCGCGATCCTGTGTGGGGCGTTTTTCATCGTGTCCATCGGGTTGCTGATGGGAATCCGGCTCAACGACGTACGCCAGATCAACTTGTGGGCCTTCATCATCTTTCAACCGCTGATCGTCAGCATGATCCTGGGCATCTTCGAGCCCGTCTCCGCGGGTCTGCGCAGCGCCATGCACTGGTTCTCCACGGTCGCCATGGGAAAAGCGGCAGCACAGTCGATTGCCGCAAACCTCGATCTTGCTTTCTATTTCCAATCCGTGCTTATCATGCTTGTCTGGGGTCTGGCGTTCTTCCTGGTGGACGCCTGGCTGCTGCGGCGTATGCAACAATAG